The uncultured Methanomethylovorans sp. genome contains a region encoding:
- a CDS encoding CBS domain-containing protein → MQVKDIMNTDVIVCNPLTTISEASQLLKKNNVSGLPVVEEGRVVGIVSEGDLLKLLEVPEPSGLWLPSPFEVFEIPIRELLNWEETKHMLEDIGSKPVSEIMQKDVYVISPEKNIQDAVKLITKHKVNRLPVVEDGILVGIITRGDIIHGLGGNSGQ, encoded by the coding sequence ATGCAAGTTAAAGACATAATGAATACCGATGTGATCGTATGCAATCCTCTAACAACCATAAGTGAGGCTTCACAGCTGCTTAAGAAGAATAATGTTAGTGGTCTTCCAGTGGTAGAAGAAGGCAGGGTTGTAGGTATAGTTTCAGAAGGCGATCTGTTAAAATTGTTGGAAGTTCCGGAACCCAGTGGCTTATGGTTGCCCAGTCCATTTGAGGTATTTGAGATACCTATACGTGAACTTCTGAACTGGGAAGAGACAAAGCATATGCTGGAGGATATTGGCTCGAAGCCTGTCAGTGAGATTATGCAAAAGGACGTGTATGTGATCTCTCCGGAGAAGAATATTCAGGATGCTGTAAAACTAATCACAAAGCACAAGGTAAATCGTCTCCCGGTTGTGGAGGATGGTATTCTGGTTGGAATTATTACTCGTGGTGATATCATACACGGACTTGGAGGGAATTCTGGACAATGA
- the argJ gene encoding bifunctional ornithine acetyltransferase/N-acetylglutamate synthase, with translation MKAIDGGICAVKGVKAWGIKSGKMGLGVIVAEGNAAGMFTRNKVIAAPLVVTREHLQKHGKLNALIVNSGNANAFTGEQGLEDAREMAHMLSDALSIHSEHVAVASTGVIGRKLDTKWISSNLQGVIASLKADHEGSRAAARSIMTTDTTMKEIAIELDSGIRIGAIAKGAGMIEPNMGTMLCFAYTDAQVPSDLLHEYLTRAVDKSFNMVVVDGDTSTNDMVILTATGNSGVQPATAEFQQGLDHVLIELGKMIAEDGEGATRLIEAKVTGALSDEDARLASKAIVRSPLVKSAVFGKDPNWGRVTAAVGYSGAEVDQHKLSLAFSDGENTIELVSKGKILGANDDALSLLGKIMGGSKVDIIVDLGLGQSSATAWGCDLTYDYVRINAEYTT, from the coding sequence ATGAAAGCAATTGACGGTGGTATCTGTGCTGTAAAAGGTGTTAAAGCCTGGGGTATCAAGTCTGGTAAGATGGGTCTTGGAGTGATCGTTGCAGAAGGTAATGCTGCAGGCATGTTTACTAGGAATAAGGTTATAGCTGCTCCTCTGGTCGTTACACGTGAGCATCTTCAAAAACACGGTAAGCTCAATGCTTTAATAGTCAATAGTGGCAATGCAAATGCTTTTACTGGTGAACAGGGTCTTGAAGACGCAAGGGAAATGGCACACATGTTGTCGGATGCATTGTCTATACATTCTGAGCATGTGGCAGTAGCCTCTACCGGTGTAATTGGTAGGAAGTTAGATACAAAATGGATTTCTTCAAATCTTCAGGGTGTCATAGCTTCGCTAAAAGCAGATCACGAAGGCAGCCGTGCAGCAGCAAGGTCTATAATGACCACTGATACAACAATGAAAGAGATAGCCATTGAGCTTGACAGTGGTATTCGTATTGGGGCGATCGCCAAAGGCGCTGGCATGATAGAACCTAATATGGGCACGATGCTTTGTTTTGCATATACAGATGCACAAGTACCTTCTGATTTATTGCATGAATATCTCACCAGGGCGGTAGACAAGAGTTTTAATATGGTAGTAGTAGATGGCGACACCAGCACCAATGATATGGTGATTTTAACAGCAACAGGTAACTCTGGTGTTCAGCCTGCTACAGCAGAGTTCCAGCAGGGACTTGACCATGTGCTTATAGAACTTGGAAAAATGATTGCTGAGGATGGTGAAGGAGCTACTAGGCTAATAGAAGCTAAGGTAACTGGGGCTTTATCAGATGAGGATGCTCGCCTAGCTTCAAAAGCTATTGTACGCTCGCCACTTGTGAAGTCTGCAGTCTTTGGTAAAGATCCTAATTGGGGACGTGTGACAGCAGCAGTTGGATATTCCGGTGCTGAGGTAGATCAGCATAAATTGTCACTTGCATTTTCAGATGGTGAGAATACGATAGAGCTTGTCAGCAAAGGTAAGATTCTGGGAGCGAACGATGATGCCCTCTCTTTACTTGGAAAAATTATGGGGGGGTCAAAAGTAGACATTATCGTTGATCTTGGACTGGGACAGAGCAGTGCCACAGCCTGGGGTTGTGATCTTACTTACGATTATGTGCGCATAAATGCTGAGTACACAACATAA
- the pfkC gene encoding ADP-specific phosphofructokinase, with product MDIEEWEKCYSMAFSSIHDILDNVNGIFVAYNSNVDAIKHVTEKDIYKLISIVGVKAVQQRVAEYPREIQNPVDLVARLLIAMRDGKAAEVPTYTTDIHQWLMDNMVFDKARMGGQAGIISNLLANIGLKNVITYVPWLSREQAEYFVATPNLKYPVIEDGILKLRHPIDSYDVNQRPKVNWILEFSKGTKIECAEEVFEVPRDNRLIISSRPSWLRIDMSEELYDQIPHMNGIIDGAILAGYQMIREEYEDGATYHDYVDKAVKVIERLKEGNPDMRIHVEFTSIQNKVIRKAILKDIVYRHVSSLGLDTVEVANALNVLGHEELAYAVISKGENSISSLYEGAVKLLCELKLERVHIHSLGFYICVVSRDFPLTVEEHRDALLFSSTLAAAQALHGGIGSLKEAESGLSVSIYEQGHDDLEKLEKYLVRREVCTGTEFEDGCICALNHDLIVIPTKVVQDPVATVGIGDTISAGAFVAILAMLRKKQESN from the coding sequence ATGGATATTGAAGAATGGGAGAAATGTTATTCTATGGCATTCTCTAGTATACATGATATACTGGATAACGTAAATGGTATTTTTGTTGCATACAACAGCAATGTAGATGCTATTAAGCATGTCACTGAGAAGGACATCTACAAACTCATTTCCATTGTGGGAGTAAAAGCAGTGCAACAAAGAGTTGCAGAATATCCACGTGAAATTCAGAATCCTGTGGATCTGGTGGCAAGGCTTTTGATTGCCATGCGAGACGGCAAAGCCGCTGAAGTTCCTACATATACTACTGATATTCATCAGTGGCTTATGGATAATATGGTGTTCGATAAAGCTCGTATGGGGGGTCAGGCAGGTATCATTTCTAATCTCTTGGCCAATATTGGGCTTAAGAATGTCATAACATATGTCCCATGGTTATCCAGGGAACAAGCTGAATATTTTGTAGCCACTCCTAATCTCAAATATCCGGTGATCGAGGATGGTATTCTAAAGTTAAGGCATCCAATTGATTCTTATGATGTAAATCAGCGTCCAAAGGTAAATTGGATATTGGAATTCTCAAAAGGTACGAAGATTGAATGTGCTGAAGAGGTATTTGAAGTTCCTAGGGATAATAGGTTGATCATCTCTTCGAGACCCTCCTGGCTTCGCATAGACATGAGCGAGGAGTTATATGACCAGATTCCACACATGAATGGAATAATTGACGGTGCTATCCTTGCAGGCTATCAGATGATAAGAGAAGAGTATGAGGATGGTGCTACTTATCACGATTATGTGGATAAGGCTGTAAAAGTTATCGAAAGGTTAAAAGAGGGTAACCCTGACATGCGGATACATGTAGAGTTCACCTCTATTCAGAACAAGGTCATAAGAAAAGCTATCCTTAAGGATATTGTCTATAGGCATGTTTCTTCTTTGGGGTTGGATACAGTAGAAGTAGCTAATGCTCTGAATGTTTTGGGTCATGAAGAGCTGGCATATGCTGTCATTAGCAAAGGTGAAAACAGTATTTCTTCATTGTATGAAGGTGCTGTTAAGTTACTATGCGAACTTAAACTTGAAAGGGTACATATACATTCTCTGGGCTTCTACATATGTGTGGTTTCCAGGGATTTCCCTCTTACAGTGGAAGAACACAGGGATGCTTTGCTATTTTCATCGACCCTTGCAGCAGCACAGGCTTTGCATGGTGGCATTGGCAGCCTCAAAGAAGCTGAATCAGGTCTTAGCGTTTCAATATATGAACAAGGTCATGACGATCTCGAGAAACTGGAAAAATATCTCGTAAGAAGGGAAGTATGTACAGGGACCGAATTCGAGGATGGATGTATCTGTGCACTTAACCATGATCTTATTGTCATCCCAACAAAAGTAGTGCAAGATCCGGTGGCTACCGTAGGGATCGGTGATACCATTTCAGCAGGTGCTTTTGTTGCTATCCTTGCTATGCTCAGGAAAAAACAGGAATCTAACTGA
- a CDS encoding ADP-dependent glucokinase/phosphofructokinase — protein MKILCAYNANIDALYSITGPEVSAMLTSKDAAEVLAKVTNPPGVINSMPDFLAGLLLCMKEGTGAEWLIHEPEIFKHLKDRFLLSSKLRMGGNMGIMANVLSEMGAELVIPNVVKPTARQLSFFSKKAIHIPGFDSCSKETSCESDEPIHFVFDFKKGEYVEFEDISFTVPRENRFIATYDIMNISLFVNPFFEEYAIRHAAEMDGLLISGFHMMLENYSDGSTYMDKLDKVLGQLETWWSINNDLSIHVEFGHFTNKNMALHVFSRLSSIVGSIGMNEDELAMLTSMHEVNAAKILQMDVFSIIEAAKRSLLVSDLRKMIVHTREYVLSISRQTDLAGESQIEAMSFGVACAGIFASTGQLHDRNTLYSMSSTLKESDFGRAQTEKFINAISAVRFGRGAAGIYDGYQVCIIPTLLSDNPISTVGLGDTVTASMFLRELELRQK, from the coding sequence ATGAAGATACTCTGTGCATATAACGCTAACATTGATGCTTTGTATTCTATTACAGGGCCAGAAGTATCTGCTATGCTTACTTCTAAGGATGCAGCAGAGGTTTTGGCAAAAGTAACAAATCCTCCCGGTGTCATAAATTCCATGCCCGATTTCCTTGCAGGCCTTCTCCTTTGCATGAAAGAGGGCACAGGTGCAGAGTGGCTTATTCACGAACCTGAAATCTTTAAACATCTTAAGGATCGTTTCCTCCTTAGTTCAAAATTGAGAATGGGGGGAAATATGGGGATAATGGCAAATGTGCTCTCTGAGATGGGTGCAGAGCTAGTAATTCCCAATGTTGTGAAACCTACAGCGAGGCAGCTATCCTTTTTCTCCAAAAAGGCAATTCATATTCCAGGATTTGACTCCTGTTCCAAGGAAACAAGTTGTGAATCTGATGAACCTATACATTTCGTGTTCGATTTCAAAAAAGGAGAGTATGTGGAGTTTGAAGATATCAGTTTCACAGTTCCAAGGGAAAACCGCTTCATAGCTACCTATGACATTATGAACATCTCTCTTTTTGTCAATCCCTTTTTTGAGGAATATGCCATCAGGCACGCAGCTGAGATGGATGGTCTCTTGATCTCAGGCTTTCACATGATGCTTGAGAATTACTCTGATGGCTCTACTTATATGGACAAGCTTGACAAAGTTCTGGGACAATTGGAAACGTGGTGGTCCATAAACAATGATTTATCGATACACGTTGAATTTGGTCACTTTACTAATAAGAATATGGCTTTACATGTGTTTTCCCGCCTATCTTCTATTGTAGGTTCTATCGGCATGAATGAAGATGAGCTTGCAATGTTAACTTCTATGCATGAAGTGAACGCAGCCAAAATATTGCAGATGGATGTTTTTTCCATAATAGAGGCCGCAAAGCGTAGTTTATTAGTTAGTGATCTTCGGAAAATGATAGTTCACACCCGGGAATATGTTTTAAGCATATCTCGGCAGACAGATCTTGCTGGGGAATCACAGATTGAAGCTATGAGTTTTGGTGTTGCATGTGCTGGAATTTTTGCGTCAACTGGCCAGCTTCATGACCGAAATACACTATATTCTATGTCTTCCACTCTTAAAGAGAGCGATTTTGGCCGTGCTCAGACAGAGAAATTCATTAATGCAATATCAGCGGTTCGTTTTGGTCGTGGTGCTGCTGGTATATATGATGGTTATCAGGTTTGTATAATCCCCACTCTGCTTAGTGATAACCCGATTTCTACAGTAGGTCTTGGCGATACTGTAACAGCTTCAATGTTCCTAAGGGAGCTGGAGCTGCGGCAGAAGTGA
- a CDS encoding DNA glycosylase, with protein MYTMQCGNFNLDYTLDCGQVFRWDKIGDVWIGVVHGDVVRAWQDLQTGVVHIDSRLSEDFFRNYFRFDDDLGGILETVNKDKYMDEAIRGYRGMRLIRQDPWECLISYILATAWSIPNIKNGISKISRIFGEEITEGYYSFPKPSALAIACDSDLCDCRLGFRTNRIRKAAAQVVDGDINLDEIFEFDYEAAKKKLMVLDGIGEKVADCILLFAFEKMEAFPVDTHVEKVIRAYYGNHKFFENGLTKTKIGTWGRLYFGKYCGYAQQYLFYQKRLEGLK; from the coding sequence ATGTATACTATGCAGTGTGGCAATTTCAATCTGGATTATACCCTGGATTGCGGTCAGGTTTTCAGATGGGACAAAATTGGCGATGTATGGATCGGTGTTGTGCATGGGGATGTGGTGCGTGCCTGGCAGGACTTGCAAACAGGTGTAGTACACATTGATTCCAGGCTGTCAGAGGATTTTTTCCGTAATTATTTCCGCTTTGATGATGACCTTGGAGGTATACTAGAAACTGTGAATAAGGATAAATATATGGATGAGGCAATTCGCGGTTATAGGGGGATGCGCCTCATCAGGCAAGACCCATGGGAATGCTTAATATCATATATTCTTGCCACAGCCTGGAGTATTCCCAATATTAAGAATGGTATTTCCAAGATATCGCGCATTTTTGGTGAAGAAATTACTGAGGGCTATTACAGTTTTCCAAAACCCAGTGCTTTAGCAATTGCATGTGATTCTGACCTGTGTGACTGCAGGTTGGGTTTCAGGACTAATCGTATACGTAAGGCAGCAGCACAGGTAGTTGACGGTGACATCAATCTTGATGAGATTTTTGAGTTTGATTATGAAGCCGCCAAAAAGAAGCTCATGGTACTGGATGGAATAGGTGAAAAAGTGGCAGATTGCATACTTCTCTTCGCCTTCGAGAAAATGGAAGCTTTCCCAGTGGATACACATGTCGAAAAAGTAATTAGAGCCTATTATGGGAATCATAAGTTCTTCGAGAATGGTCTGACCAAAACTAAAATAGGAACATGGGGCAGGCTGTACTTCGGAAAGTACTGTGGCTATGCGCAGCAATATTTATTCTATCAGAAACGGCTTGAAGGCCTAAAGTGA